The Micromonospora krabiensis genome window below encodes:
- a CDS encoding siderophore-interacting protein — protein sequence MTERRTTVTSVRVLRTERPTPHLIRLTLGGEELAGLPVGEFTDHYIKLVFPQPGVDYAMPLDLAAIRRDLPREHWPRLRAYTVRAWDAATGELTVDVVHHGDEGLAGPWAARLRPGDPVHFVGPGGAYAPSPEADWHLLVGDESALPAIAAALERLPFGAPARVLVETSGPAEEQRLRSPGVVELTWLHRGDRPVGEALVAAVRALDFPTGAVHAFVHGEATFVKELRRLLRVERGIPREMLSISGYWRLGLDDEGWRASKPEWTRQAEAAESVAA from the coding sequence ATGACGGAGCGCCGTACGACCGTGACGTCGGTTCGGGTCCTGCGGACCGAGCGGCCCACCCCGCACCTGATCCGGCTGACCCTCGGTGGCGAGGAGCTGGCCGGGCTGCCGGTGGGCGAGTTCACCGACCACTACATCAAGCTGGTCTTCCCGCAGCCCGGCGTCGACTACGCGATGCCGCTCGACCTGGCCGCGATCCGTCGGGACCTGCCGCGCGAGCACTGGCCCCGGCTGCGCGCGTACACCGTGCGAGCGTGGGACGCCGCCACGGGCGAGCTGACGGTCGACGTGGTCCACCACGGCGACGAGGGGCTGGCCGGTCCGTGGGCGGCGCGCCTGCGCCCCGGTGACCCGGTGCACTTCGTGGGCCCCGGCGGCGCGTACGCCCCGAGCCCCGAGGCCGACTGGCACCTGCTGGTCGGCGACGAGAGTGCGCTGCCGGCCATCGCCGCCGCGCTGGAGCGGCTGCCGTTCGGCGCGCCCGCCCGGGTGCTGGTCGAGACCAGCGGCCCGGCCGAGGAGCAGCGGCTGCGCAGCCCGGGCGTGGTCGAGCTGACCTGGCTGCACCGGGGGGACCGCCCGGTCGGTGAGGCGCTGGTCGCCGCGGTGCGCGCGTTGGACTTCCCCACCGGCGCCGTGCACGCCTTCGTGCACGGTGAGGCGACGTTCGTTAAGGAGCTGCGCCGGCTGCTGCGCGTCGAGCGGGGAATCCCCCGGGAGATGCTCTCCATCTCCGGCTACTGGCGCCTGGGCCTGGACGACGAGGGCTGGCGGGCCAGCAAGCCCGAGTGGACCCGGCAGGCGGAGGCCGCGGAGTCCGTCGCGGCCTGA
- a CDS encoding low temperature requirement protein A has protein sequence MRWRRGDGARWTRLAGRLIAVRPAASIVDESGHRHATWFELFFDVIFVFALAAVVDRLGDDPTPRPAGVVAVIGLFLLVQWAWVGHAYYATRYEADDLPHRLLLLFALLGAGAITLGVDEVPDGEMLPVGYLIVRGVLLLLYIRGRPQSKVARAGTVVYLIGFGLGWLIWLASLAVPGHLRPAFWITGTVIELATPWIGYRWLSRWPVDVRHLPERVGQFVIIVLGSMVANLLATVPDHPDQKMALTAALAAIVPGAIWWIYATFVTSGIPIRRLRGGQPYAYLHYSLGSGLLLLGWALGQTVRAIHGEIPMTQEVRLLLAGASTLWIVSGLGLYWLSIRVSLSAALLFGGAAAAIWALALAVSAPHLLLVLLSAVIAGYAVLFTVLLNSERSRQPPGELTVAD, from the coding sequence ATGCGGTGGCGACGGGGCGACGGGGCCCGCTGGACCCGGCTGGCCGGTCGGTTGATCGCGGTGCGGCCGGCGGCCAGCATCGTCGACGAGTCCGGCCACCGGCACGCCACCTGGTTCGAACTCTTCTTCGACGTGATCTTCGTCTTCGCCCTGGCGGCCGTGGTCGACCGGCTCGGCGACGATCCCACCCCCCGACCCGCTGGCGTGGTCGCCGTTATAGGGCTCTTCCTGCTGGTGCAGTGGGCCTGGGTGGGGCACGCCTACTACGCCACCCGGTACGAGGCGGACGACCTGCCGCACCGGTTGTTGCTGCTGTTCGCGCTGCTCGGCGCCGGAGCGATCACCCTCGGGGTGGACGAGGTGCCCGACGGCGAGATGCTGCCGGTCGGCTACCTGATCGTCCGTGGCGTGCTGCTCCTGCTCTACATCCGGGGCCGCCCCCAGAGCAAGGTGGCCCGGGCGGGCACCGTCGTCTACCTGATCGGCTTCGGGCTCGGCTGGCTGATCTGGCTGGCCTCACTGGCCGTCCCCGGGCACCTGCGGCCGGCGTTCTGGATCACCGGGACGGTGATCGAGCTCGCCACGCCCTGGATCGGCTACCGCTGGCTGAGCCGGTGGCCGGTGGACGTCCGGCACCTGCCGGAGCGGGTCGGCCAGTTCGTCATCATCGTGCTCGGCAGCATGGTGGCCAACCTGCTCGCCACGGTGCCGGACCACCCGGACCAGAAGATGGCGCTCACCGCGGCGCTGGCCGCCATCGTGCCGGGGGCTATCTGGTGGATCTACGCCACCTTCGTCACCAGTGGCATCCCGATCCGCCGGCTACGCGGCGGCCAGCCCTACGCCTACCTGCACTACTCGCTCGGCAGCGGCCTGCTGCTGCTCGGGTGGGCGCTCGGGCAGACGGTGCGGGCGATCCACGGGGAGATCCCGATGACCCAGGAGGTACGCCTGCTGCTCGCCGGCGCGTCCACCCTCTGGATCGTCTCCGGGCTGGGCCTGTACTGGCTGTCGATCCGGGTCTCGCTCTCCGCCGCGCTGCTCTTCGGGGGCGCCGCCGCCGCGATCTGGGCGCTCGCCCTGGCCGTCTCCGCGCCGCACCTGCTGCTGGTGCTACTCAGCGCGGTGATCGCTGGGTACGCAGTGCTGTTCACCGTCCTGCTGAACAGCGAACGGTCGAGGCAGCCGCCGGGCGAACTCACCGTCGCCGACTGA
- the dnaG gene encoding DNA primase, with the protein MAGRIRDEDIALVRERTSIAEVISDTVTLKPAGAGNLKGLCPFHDEKSPSFNVSPGRNVWYCFGCGAGGDAIKFLMDADHLSFVEAVERLAARAGIQLRYVEADNSAPRARPQQGQRQRLVAAHAAAVDFYRAQLTTAGARPAREFLAARGFDRAAAERYGCGFAPDAWDLLTKHLRQQGFTADELTTAGLSRPSRSGSLIDRFRRRLMWPIRDITGDVIGFGARKLFDDDDGPKYLNTPETPIYKKSHVLYGIDQAKREIAKQGKVVVVEGYTDVMACHLADVPTAVATCGTAFGADHIAVLRRVLLDSDERAGEIIFTFDGDAAGQKAALRAFEDDQRFVGRTFIAVSPDNMDPCELRLAKGDLAVRDLVARREPLVDFALRHVISRYDLDTVDGRVEAMRRAAPLVAKLKDREKRPEYVRKLAGDLGMEIEPVQRAVLAAASAPAGREAAAPAPRPANPEPSVDSPQSMVEREALKLALQQPVLAGPMFDAVEANEYRHPVHVAVREAVAAAGGASTAAGGAVWIESVRDAAPDLAAQALVAELAVEPLRIDGEPDPRYVSVTMARLQWGSVTGRIRDLKSRIQRINPVSNKDEYFALFGELLSLEQHARALREQAAGGL; encoded by the coding sequence ATGGCTGGCCGGATCCGGGACGAGGACATCGCGCTGGTCCGCGAGCGCACCTCGATCGCGGAGGTCATCTCCGACACGGTGACCCTGAAGCCGGCGGGCGCCGGAAACCTCAAGGGTCTCTGCCCGTTCCACGACGAGAAGAGCCCGTCGTTCAACGTCTCGCCCGGGCGCAACGTCTGGTACTGCTTCGGCTGCGGCGCCGGCGGCGACGCGATCAAGTTCCTGATGGACGCCGACCACCTCAGCTTCGTCGAGGCGGTCGAGCGGCTCGCCGCCCGGGCCGGCATCCAACTGCGCTACGTCGAGGCCGACAACTCCGCCCCCCGCGCCCGACCGCAGCAGGGGCAGCGGCAGCGGCTCGTCGCCGCGCACGCCGCCGCCGTCGACTTCTACCGCGCCCAGCTCACCACCGCCGGCGCGCGCCCGGCGCGGGAGTTCCTGGCCGCCCGTGGCTTCGACCGGGCCGCCGCCGAGCGCTACGGCTGCGGCTTCGCCCCGGACGCCTGGGACCTGCTCACCAAGCACCTGCGGCAGCAGGGCTTCACCGCCGACGAGCTGACGACCGCCGGGCTGTCCCGCCCGTCGCGCTCCGGGTCGCTGATCGACCGGTTCCGACGGCGGCTCATGTGGCCCATCCGGGACATCACCGGTGACGTGATCGGCTTCGGTGCCCGCAAGCTCTTCGACGACGACGACGGCCCGAAATACCTGAACACTCCCGAGACGCCGATCTACAAGAAGTCGCACGTGCTCTACGGCATCGACCAGGCCAAGCGTGAGATCGCCAAGCAGGGCAAGGTGGTCGTCGTCGAGGGCTACACCGACGTGATGGCCTGCCACCTGGCCGACGTGCCGACGGCGGTCGCCACCTGCGGCACCGCCTTCGGCGCCGACCACATCGCCGTGCTGCGCCGGGTGCTCCTCGACAGCGACGAACGGGCCGGCGAGATCATCTTCACCTTCGACGGCGACGCCGCCGGGCAGAAGGCCGCGCTGCGGGCCTTCGAGGACGACCAGCGCTTCGTCGGGCGTACCTTCATCGCGGTCAGCCCCGACAACATGGACCCGTGTGAGCTGCGGCTGGCCAAGGGCGACCTGGCCGTCCGCGACCTGGTCGCGCGCCGCGAGCCGCTGGTCGACTTCGCGCTGCGGCACGTGATCAGCCGTTACGACCTCGACACCGTCGACGGCCGGGTGGAGGCGATGCGCCGGGCCGCGCCGCTGGTCGCCAAGCTGAAGGACCGGGAGAAGCGTCCGGAGTACGTCCGCAAGCTCGCCGGTGACCTGGGCATGGAGATCGAGCCCGTGCAGCGGGCGGTGCTGGCCGCGGCGTCGGCCCCCGCCGGCCGGGAGGCCGCGGCGCCGGCACCCCGACCGGCCAACCCCGAGCCGAGCGTGGACAGCCCGCAGTCGATGGTCGAACGGGAGGCGTTGAAGCTCGCCCTGCAGCAGCCCGTGCTGGCCGGGCCGATGTTCGACGCGGTGGAGGCGAACGAGTACCGGCACCCGGTGCACGTCGCGGTCCGCGAGGCCGTCGCGGCGGCCGGCGGGGCGTCCACGGCCGCCGGCGGCGCCGTGTGGATCGAGTCGGTGCGGGACGCCGCACCGGACCTCGCCGCCCAGGCCCTCGTCGCCGAGCTGGCAGTCGAGCCGCTGCGGATCGACGGCGAGCCGGACCCGCGGTACGTGTCGGTGACCATGGCCCGCCTCCAGTGGGGGTCGGTGACCGGCCGGATCCGGGACCTGAAGTCCCGCATCCAGCGGATCAACCCGGTCAGCAACAAGGACGAATACTTCGCGCTCTTCGGCGAGCTGCTGTCCCTCGAACAGCACGCCCGGGCGTTGCGGGAACAGGCCGCGGGAGGGCTCTGA
- a CDS encoding TRAP transporter permease, giving the protein MSTTRSSDGSPPTPRKPPHEGERAAPGDERAARDDGEQAETGGGEQAVRHDGEPPGTGSREQSGHHGEGAGPDDGTRVGRPAVPAVAPELAAQFEDEKPGRVLTGPVGLLVAGAAVAVGVLALWQVFRPLPQGSKYYLIIFLAGILPLVFLAYPADLRLRERLRRRRTTGTAEPTVDRGPIRARPTVADWALALLAVAACLYPVLPVAVGSGGGGYDAFLDRQGLLVPLDLVMGTVLLLLLLEACRRTTGWVLPAVCVLFLGYGYYGGLLPQSWPVAHAGLDFSQLVDAFYNSDSGFYGTPLDVAASYIVLFTIYGAVLDLSGAGRFFVELSAAAFRRSRTAAGRTAVASGFLLGTVSGSGAATTVSIGAVTWPILRRAGYPPERAGGMLAAAGVGAILSPPTLGAAAFIIAEYLGVSYLQVLGWATVPTILYYLGILLSVEIDARRSGVRPVVIDAVSPWRLLARFGYHFASLIVIVGLLAVGVSATRAVVLATALAALLSLLDRAHRLTPLRLLTALATGVRGVLAVAAVCAAAGIITATTTKTGLGPQAAALLVDGARAVTSDPTLVLVLTAVLAAIALSLLGLAVPVTASFVIGWVIIGPALIDLGVAVPAAAMFVFYFAALSEVSPPTALAAVAAAAVTGGRLVPTMWQTLRYALPAYLTPIAFVITPAGLGLLGIGGPGRIAVAGLVVALSVAVLAVAAGGWLPGVGPAGAPERLLAALGGVALLWLDPVPVAIGVGLAAVAVAGVFVRRGTAGRDGGSRAGSPADLREVGQ; this is encoded by the coding sequence GTGTCGACCACCCGTTCCTCCGACGGCTCGCCACCGACGCCGCGCAAGCCCCCGCACGAGGGCGAACGCGCCGCCCCCGGCGACGAGCGCGCGGCACGGGACGACGGCGAGCAGGCGGAGACCGGGGGCGGCGAGCAGGCGGTCCGGCACGACGGCGAGCCGCCGGGAACCGGCAGCCGCGAGCAGTCGGGCCACCACGGCGAAGGCGCGGGCCCCGACGACGGCACGCGGGTCGGGCGGCCGGCGGTGCCGGCGGTGGCACCCGAACTGGCCGCCCAGTTCGAGGACGAGAAGCCGGGCCGGGTGCTGACCGGGCCGGTCGGGTTGCTCGTCGCCGGGGCGGCCGTCGCGGTCGGCGTGCTCGCGCTGTGGCAGGTGTTCCGGCCGCTGCCGCAGGGCAGCAAGTATTACCTGATCATCTTCCTGGCGGGCATCCTGCCGCTGGTCTTCCTCGCCTACCCCGCCGACCTGCGGCTGCGCGAGCGGCTGCGACGCCGCCGGACGACCGGCACCGCCGAGCCGACCGTCGACCGGGGACCGATCCGCGCCCGCCCCACCGTCGCCGACTGGGCGCTGGCGCTGCTGGCGGTGGCCGCCTGCCTCTACCCCGTGCTGCCGGTCGCCGTCGGCTCGGGCGGCGGCGGCTACGACGCCTTCCTCGACCGGCAGGGCCTGCTCGTGCCGCTCGACCTGGTCATGGGCACCGTGCTGCTCCTGCTGCTGCTGGAGGCGTGCCGGCGCACCACCGGGTGGGTCCTGCCCGCGGTCTGCGTGCTCTTCCTCGGCTACGGCTACTACGGCGGGCTGCTCCCCCAGTCCTGGCCGGTGGCGCACGCGGGGCTCGACTTCAGCCAGCTGGTCGACGCGTTCTACAACTCCGACAGCGGCTTCTACGGCACCCCGCTCGACGTGGCCGCCTCGTACATCGTGCTGTTCACCATCTACGGCGCGGTGCTCGACCTCTCCGGCGCGGGACGGTTCTTCGTGGAGCTGTCGGCCGCGGCGTTCCGCCGGTCCCGCACGGCCGCCGGGCGCACGGCCGTCGCCTCCGGGTTCCTGCTCGGCACGGTCTCCGGATCGGGCGCGGCGACGACGGTGAGCATCGGCGCGGTCACCTGGCCGATCCTGCGCCGGGCCGGCTACCCGCCGGAGCGGGCCGGCGGCATGCTGGCGGCGGCCGGTGTGGGCGCGATCCTCTCCCCGCCGACGCTGGGCGCGGCGGCGTTCATCATCGCTGAATACCTGGGCGTCTCCTACCTCCAGGTGCTCGGCTGGGCGACGGTGCCGACGATCCTCTACTACCTGGGCATCCTGCTCTCCGTCGAGATCGACGCCCGGCGCTCCGGCGTACGCCCGGTGGTCATCGACGCCGTCTCGCCGTGGCGACTGCTGGCCCGGTTCGGCTATCACTTCGCCTCGCTGATCGTCATCGTCGGGCTGCTCGCCGTGGGCGTCTCGGCGACCCGGGCGGTGGTCCTCGCGACCGCGCTGGCGGCCCTGCTGTCCCTCCTGGACCGCGCGCACCGGCTCACCCCGCTGCGACTGCTGACCGCCCTGGCCACCGGCGTACGCGGCGTGCTCGCCGTGGCGGCCGTCTGCGCGGCGGCCGGAATCATCACGGCGACCACCACGAAGACCGGCCTCGGCCCGCAGGCAGCGGCGCTGCTGGTGGACGGCGCCCGCGCGGTGACCTCGGACCCGACCCTGGTCCTGGTGCTGACCGCGGTGCTCGCCGCGATCGCGCTCAGCCTGTTGGGGCTCGCCGTGCCGGTCACCGCCTCGTTCGTGATCGGCTGGGTGATCATCGGGCCGGCCCTGATCGACCTGGGGGTGGCCGTGCCGGCCGCCGCCATGTTCGTCTTCTACTTCGCGGCGCTCTCCGAGGTGTCCCCGCCGACCGCGCTCGCCGCCGTCGCGGCCGCCGCGGTCACCGGCGGTCGGCTGGTGCCCACCATGTGGCAGACCCTGCGCTACGCGCTGCCGGCCTACCTGACGCCGATCGCCTTCGTGATCACGCCGGCCGGGCTGGGGCTGCTCGGCATCGGCGGGCCCGGACGCATCGCGGTGGCGGGCCTGGTCGTGGCGCTCAGCGTCGCCGTGCTGGCCGTCGCGGCGGGCGGGTGGCTGCCCGGTGTCGGCCCGGCCGGCGCCCCGGAACGACTGCTCGCCGCGCTCGGCGGCGTGGCACTGCTCTGGCTCGACCCCGTGCCCGTGGCGATCGGCGTCGGCCTGGCCGCCGTAGCGGTGGCGGGGGTGTTCGTACGACGCGGGACCGCCGGACGGGACGGCGGGTCGCGGGCCGGATCACCGGCGGACCTCAGGGAGGTAGGACAGTGA
- a CDS encoding TAXI family TRAP transporter solute-binding subunit — MSGTKTRLGAAVGVLALVAAGAVGCGGKQGGAAKDDASSEVTCEVTRETRVGIATGNATGVYYVVGNALAGQLSSATGGKLTGTAAETGASVQNIEQLVAGQYDVAFSLFDTAVNAVQGKGSFTAAQPVEALARIYDNYTQVVVRADAGIASVADMRGKRISTGSPKSGTEVIANRLLEAAGLDPAKDIQAQRLDLGKTVDGVKDGSIDGFFWSGGLPTGGLTDLFTTAGDKVRFLDITPLLPKMAELNPAYQAGTIGKDAYRTPTDTPTIVVPNVLLVRKDLDANVACAITRTLFERRDALAQANPAAKGISLDNARKTDPVALHRGADKALQDLGAR; from the coding sequence GTGAGCGGGACGAAGACTCGGCTCGGGGCGGCGGTGGGGGTGCTCGCGCTCGTCGCGGCGGGCGCCGTGGGCTGCGGCGGCAAGCAGGGCGGGGCGGCCAAGGACGACGCGAGCAGCGAGGTCACCTGCGAGGTGACCCGGGAGACCCGGGTCGGCATCGCGACCGGCAACGCCACCGGCGTCTACTACGTGGTCGGCAACGCCCTCGCCGGGCAGCTGTCCAGCGCCACCGGCGGCAAGCTGACCGGCACCGCCGCGGAGACCGGTGCCTCGGTGCAGAACATCGAGCAGCTCGTCGCCGGCCAGTACGACGTGGCCTTCTCGCTCTTCGACACCGCCGTCAACGCGGTGCAGGGCAAGGGCAGCTTCACCGCGGCGCAGCCGGTCGAGGCGCTGGCCCGGATCTACGACAACTACACGCAGGTGGTCGTCCGCGCCGACGCCGGCATCGCCTCGGTCGCCGACATGAGGGGCAAGCGGATCTCCACCGGATCCCCGAAGTCGGGCACCGAGGTCATCGCCAACCGGCTGCTGGAGGCGGCCGGCCTCGACCCGGCGAAGGACATCCAGGCGCAGCGGCTCGACCTCGGCAAGACGGTCGACGGCGTGAAGGACGGCAGCATCGATGGCTTCTTCTGGTCCGGTGGCCTGCCCACGGGTGGCCTGACCGACCTGTTCACCACGGCCGGCGACAAGGTGCGCTTCCTCGACATCACGCCGCTGCTGCCGAAGATGGCCGAGCTGAACCCCGCCTACCAGGCGGGCACGATCGGCAAGGACGCATACCGCACCCCGACCGACACCCCGACCATCGTGGTGCCGAACGTGCTGCTGGTGCGCAAGGACCTGGACGCGAACGTCGCCTGCGCCATCACCCGCACCCTGTTCGAGCGCAGGGACGCGCTCGCGCAGGCGAACCCGGCCGCGAAGGGCATCAGCCTGGACAACGCCCGCAAGACCGATCCGGTGGCGCTGCACCGCGGTGCGGACAAGGCGTTGCAGGACCTGGGCGCCCGCTAG
- a CDS encoding deoxyguanosinetriphosphate triphosphohydrolase: protein MSGQPPGGAPDDERRVAEPPKDSGHGRSPYERDRARVLHSAGFRRLAAKTQVHTAGTDDFLRTRLTHSLEVAQIAREMGARLGCDPDVVDVAGLAHDLGHPPFGHNGEAALDLLASPCGGFEGNAQTLRVLTRLEAKVVAPDGSSAGLNLTRASLDAVAKYPWPRRAGERKFGVYADDAGVFGWVRAGAPPGDRRCLEAQVMDWADDVAYSVHDVEDGIHGGYVTLRPLLADADERAALCADVAAAYSGESPADLGEVLVELLADPVLAPLAGYDGSHRAQAALKATTSVLTGRFVSAAVAATQERFGPGPLRRYAADLVVPRRVRARCALLKGIALRYVMRRAGAEERYDRQRQILAELVAALVAGAPDGLDPVFAPLWRAASDDAARLRVVIDQVASLTDPAAVTWHTRLVRRGAPPVSRTTG from the coding sequence TTGAGCGGTCAGCCGCCCGGCGGCGCGCCGGACGACGAACGGCGGGTCGCGGAGCCGCCGAAGGACAGCGGTCACGGTCGGTCCCCGTACGAGCGGGACCGCGCCCGCGTGCTGCACTCGGCGGGGTTCCGTCGGTTGGCCGCGAAGACGCAGGTGCACACCGCCGGCACCGACGACTTCCTGCGGACGCGCCTCACCCACTCGCTGGAGGTCGCCCAGATCGCCCGGGAGATGGGGGCGCGGCTGGGCTGTGACCCGGACGTGGTGGACGTCGCCGGGCTGGCGCACGACCTCGGTCACCCGCCGTTCGGGCACAACGGCGAGGCCGCCCTGGACCTGCTGGCCAGCCCGTGCGGCGGCTTCGAGGGCAACGCGCAGACGCTGCGGGTGCTCACCCGGCTGGAGGCGAAGGTGGTGGCCCCGGACGGGTCGTCCGCCGGGCTGAACCTCACCCGCGCCTCGCTGGACGCGGTGGCGAAGTATCCCTGGCCGCGCCGCGCGGGGGAGCGCAAGTTCGGGGTGTACGCGGACGACGCCGGCGTGTTCGGTTGGGTCCGGGCAGGCGCGCCGCCGGGTGACCGCCGCTGCCTGGAGGCGCAGGTGATGGACTGGGCGGACGACGTGGCGTACTCGGTGCACGACGTCGAGGACGGCATCCACGGCGGGTACGTCACGCTCCGGCCGTTGCTCGCCGACGCCGACGAGCGGGCGGCCCTCTGCGCAGACGTGGCGGCCGCCTACTCCGGCGAGTCCCCGGCCGACCTCGGTGAGGTGCTGGTCGAGTTGCTGGCCGACCCGGTGCTCGCCCCGCTGGCCGGCTACGACGGCAGCCACCGCGCCCAGGCGGCGCTGAAGGCCACCACCAGCGTGCTGACCGGGCGGTTCGTGTCCGCCGCGGTGGCCGCCACCCAGGAGCGGTTCGGTCCCGGCCCGCTCCGCCGCTACGCCGCGGACCTGGTGGTGCCCCGGCGGGTGCGGGCGCGCTGCGCGCTGCTCAAGGGGATCGCGCTGCGCTACGTGATGCGCCGGGCGGGCGCGGAGGAGCGCTACGACCGGCAGCGGCAGATCCTCGCCGAGCTGGTCGCGGCCCTGGTCGCGGGGGCGCCGGACGGGCTGGACCCGGTCTTCGCCCCGCTGTGGCGGGCGGCGTCGGACGACGCCGCGCGGCTGCGCGTGGTGATCGACCAGGTCGCCTCGCTGACCGACCCGGCGGCGGTGACCTGGCACACCCGGCTGGTCCGGCGTGGTGCACCGCCCGTCAGCAGGACAACTGGTTAG
- a CDS encoding VOC family protein, producing the protein MSSVWESLTVDARDPARLARWWAEALGYQVVNERPDEVEIRQSADRLPGIVFVPVTDAKDTKNRLHIDLRPTDQEAEVERLVDMGARHVDIGQGDVEWTVLADPEGNEFCVLRQRK; encoded by the coding sequence ATGAGCAGCGTCTGGGAGAGCCTGACCGTCGACGCCCGCGACCCGGCCCGGCTGGCCCGCTGGTGGGCCGAGGCCCTGGGCTACCAGGTGGTCAACGAGCGGCCCGACGAGGTGGAGATCCGCCAGTCGGCGGACCGGCTCCCCGGCATCGTGTTCGTGCCGGTCACCGACGCCAAGGACACCAAGAACCGCCTGCACATCGACCTGCGCCCCACCGACCAGGAGGCTGAGGTCGAGCGGCTGGTCGACATGGGCGCGCGGCACGTCGACATCGGCCAGGGTGACGTGGAGTGGACGGTCCTCGCCGACCCGGAGGGCAACGAGTTCTGCGTGCTCCGGCAGCGGAAGTAG
- a CDS encoding helix-turn-helix transcriptional regulator produces the protein MRASRLLSLLLLLQNRGRMSATQLAAELGVTARTVYRDVEALATAGVPIYAEQGPAGGYQLMDGYRTRLTGMTADEAESLFLTGMPQPAAELGLGAQVAAAELKLMAALPTPYRDASMRIRQRFHLDARGWYREPDAVPHLLAVAEALWQDQTIEVRYRRWAPRPGEVTRRLHPLGLVLKAGVWYLVAAGRGQPRTYRVSAIVDLRPLPETVTRPDSFDLADFWRAHVERYERADTDQVAVVRLTPNGVTALPDVLGPKAARLALHTLTPADRDGWHQATIPMENVPHTAATLLRLGPNAQALAPTQLVAHLTDTIQEMARLYPA, from the coding sequence GTGCGCGCGAGCCGACTGCTGTCCCTGCTGCTGTTGCTGCAGAACCGGGGACGGATGAGTGCCACACAACTGGCCGCGGAACTCGGTGTCACCGCCCGGACCGTCTACCGCGACGTCGAGGCCCTCGCCACTGCGGGTGTGCCGATCTACGCAGAGCAGGGCCCAGCCGGCGGATACCAGCTCATGGACGGCTACCGCACCCGGCTGACCGGTATGACCGCCGATGAGGCGGAGTCGCTGTTCCTGACCGGCATGCCGCAGCCGGCCGCCGAACTGGGTCTGGGCGCCCAGGTGGCCGCTGCCGAACTCAAGCTGATGGCGGCCTTGCCGACCCCGTACCGGGACGCGTCGATGCGAATCCGGCAGCGTTTCCACCTTGACGCACGCGGCTGGTACCGGGAGCCCGACGCGGTGCCACACCTGCTCGCCGTCGCCGAGGCACTCTGGCAGGACCAGACCATCGAAGTCCGCTACCGCCGCTGGGCGCCCCGGCCCGGCGAGGTCACCCGGCGGCTGCACCCGCTGGGACTCGTGCTCAAAGCCGGGGTCTGGTATCTGGTCGCCGCGGGACGCGGCCAGCCGCGTACCTACCGCGTCTCGGCGATCGTGGACCTTCGCCCGCTGCCCGAGACAGTCACCCGGCCGGACAGTTTCGATCTGGCGGACTTCTGGCGTGCCCATGTCGAACGGTACGAGCGGGCTGACACCGACCAGGTCGCCGTTGTGCGCCTGACCCCGAACGGGGTCACCGCCCTCCCCGATGTCCTCGGTCCAAAGGCCGCCCGGCTGGCCCTTCACACCCTCACACCCGCCGACCGGGACGGCTGGCACCAAGCCACCATCCCCATGGAGAACGTGCCACACACCGCCGCAACTCTGCTCCGCCTCGGCCCGAACGCCCAGGCCCTCGCGCCCACGCAGCTGGTCGCCCACCTGACCGACACAATCCAGGAGATGGCCCGCCTCTATCCCGCTTGA
- a CDS encoding ABC transporter ATP-binding protein, with translation MTTAQPLIQARGLVKRFGDFTAVGGIDVEVRPGEAFGFLGPNGAGKSSTMRMVGCISPPSGGELRILGMDPVADGPAIRARLGVCPQLDNLDPELTVRENLTTYARYFGIPRRVARERAAELLDFVQLTERADSKVEPLSGGMKRRLTIARALVNEPDIVLLDEPTTGLDPQARHLVWERLFRLKQQGVTLVLTTHYMDEAEQLCDRLVVMDGGRIVAEGSPRALIERHSTREVVELRFAAESQEAFAGKLDGLGERVEVLPDRILLYVADGDAALAEVHALGLAPANVLVRRSSLEDVFLHLTGRTLVD, from the coding sequence GTGACCACGGCTCAACCCCTCATCCAGGCCCGAGGGCTGGTGAAGCGGTTCGGCGACTTCACCGCCGTCGGCGGCATCGACGTCGAGGTGCGGCCCGGCGAGGCGTTCGGCTTCCTCGGGCCGAACGGCGCCGGCAAGTCCTCCACCATGCGGATGGTCGGCTGCATCTCGCCACCCAGCGGTGGGGAGCTGCGCATCCTCGGCATGGACCCGGTGGCCGACGGGCCGGCGATCCGCGCCCGGCTCGGCGTCTGCCCCCAGCTCGACAACCTCGATCCCGAGCTGACCGTGCGGGAGAACCTGACCACCTACGCGCGCTATTTCGGCATCCCCCGGCGGGTGGCCCGGGAGCGGGCGGCGGAGCTGCTCGACTTCGTCCAGCTGACCGAGCGGGCCGACAGCAAGGTCGAGCCGCTCTCGGGTGGCATGAAGCGGCGGCTCACCATCGCCCGCGCGCTGGTCAACGAGCCCGACATCGTGCTGCTCGACGAGCCGACCACCGGGCTCGACCCGCAGGCCCGGCACCTGGTGTGGGAGCGGCTGTTCCGGCTCAAGCAGCAGGGCGTGACGCTGGTGCTCACCACGCACTACATGGACGAGGCAGAGCAGCTCTGCGACCGGCTCGTGGTGATGGACGGGGGCCGCATCGTCGCCGAGGGTTCGCCGCGGGCGCTGATCGAGCGACACTCGACCCGCGAGGTGGTGGAGCTGCGCTTCGCCGCCGAGTCGCAGGAGGCGTTCGCCGGCAAGCTCGACGGGCTGGGGGAGCGCGTCGAGGTGCTGCCCGACCGCATCCTGCTCTACGTCGCCGACGGCGACGCGGCGCTGGCCGAGGTGCACGCGCTGGGCCTCGCCCCGGCCAACGTGCTGGTCCGGCGCAGCAGCCTGGAGGACGTGTTCCTGCACCTCACCGGCCGCACGCTGGTCGACTGA